From one Gracilinanus agilis isolate LMUSP501 chromosome 5, AgileGrace, whole genome shotgun sequence genomic stretch:
- the TRDMT1 gene encoding tRNA (cytosine(38)-C(5))-methyltransferase isoform X1, with translation MEPLRVLELYSGIGGMHQALKESCVSAEVVAAVDVNTIANEVYKHNFPHTQLWAKTIEGITLKEFNQLSFNMILMSPPCQPFTRIGLQGDVMDPRTKSFLHILHVLPKLQKLPAYILLENVKGFEVSSTRDRFVQTLENCGFKYQEFLLSPVSLGIPNSRLRYFLIAKLQSEPLPFQVPGQVLLEIPTADSANSQKQPATIDLGRNSEGRKIEPNLPHDSDTQCSGKETFLFKLETAEELERKLQQDSDLSVQMLKDFLEDDSDMSQYFLPPKALLRYALLLDIVQPTCRRSTCFTKGYGSYIEGTGSVLQTAEDIQIEDAYAALDTLSEEEKLARLSRLKLRYFSPREIANLHGFPPEFEFPEKITVKQCYRLLGNSLNVHIVSKLIRILLG, from the exons AGAGCTGCGTGTCTGCAGAAGTGGTGGCTGCTGTGGATGTAAACACTATTGCGAATGAAGTATACAAGCATAACTTTCCTCATACGCAGTTATGGGCCAAAACAATAGAG GGAATTACTCTAAAGGAATTTAATCAGCTGTCCTTCAACATGATTTTAATGAGTCCTCCATGTCAGCCATTCACAAG AATTGGCCTACAGGGAGATGTGATGGATCCAAGGACCAAAAGTTTCCTACATATTCTTCATGTTCTTCCAAA GCTACAAAAATTACCAGCCTATATCCTTTTAGAAAATGTTAAAGGGTTTGAAGTATCTTCTACCAG agaccGTTTTGTGCAAACACTAGAAAATTGTGGCTTTAAATACCAAGAATTTTTATTATCTCCAGTATCT CTTGGCATTCCAAATTCCAGACTACGTTATTTTCTTATTGCAAAACTTCAGTCAGAACCACTACCGTTTCAAGTTCCGGGTCAG GTATTGCTTGAAATTCCCACAGCTGATTCTGCAAATTCACAAAAGCAGCCAGCCACTATAGATTTGGGGAGAAATAGTGAAGGGAGGAAAATAGAACCAAACCTTCCCCATGATAGTGACACACAATGTTCTGGGAAAGAGACATTCCTTTTCAAACTGGAAACTGCAGAAGAATTAGAGAGAAAACTTCAGCAGGACAGTGATCTCTCTGTTCAGATGTTAAAAGATTTTCTTGAGGATGACAGTGATATGAGTCAGTATTTTCTGCCACCAAAGGCCTTACTCCGCTACGCTCTTCTATTGGACATTGTTCAGCCCACTTGTAGGCGATCCACGTGCTTTACGAAAGG ATATGGAAGCTACATAGAAGGGACTGGATCTGTCCTGCAAACTGCTGAGGATATACAG ATTGAGGATGCGTATGCAGCTCTGGACACGTTGTCAGAGGAAGAGAAGCTTGCAAGGCTGTCAAGGCTTAAACTGCGCTATTTTAGCCCTCGAGAAATAGCCAATCTTCATGGATTTCCTCCGGAGTTTG aatTTCCTGAGAAGATAACAGTGAAACAATGCTACCGCTTACTTGGGAATAGTCTTAATGTGCACATAGTGTCCAAACTCATCAGAATATTGCTTGGATAA
- the TRDMT1 gene encoding tRNA (cytosine(38)-C(5))-methyltransferase isoform X2, translating into MEPLRVLELYSGIGGMHQALKESCVSAEVVAAVDVNTIANEVYKHNFPHTQLWAKTIEGITLKEFNQLSFNMILMSPPCQPFTRIGLQGDVMDPRTKSFLHILHVLPKLQKLPAYILLENVKGFEVSSTRDRFVQTLENCGFKYQEFLLSPVSLGIPNSRLRYFLIAKLQSEPLPFQVPGQVLLEIPTADSANSQKQPATIDLGRNSEGRKIEPNLPHDSDTQCSGKETFLFKLETAEELERKLQQDSDLSVQMLKDFLEDDSDMSQYFLPPKALLRYALLLDIVQPTCRRSTYGSYIEGTGSVLQTAEDIQIEDAYAALDTLSEEEKLARLSRLKLRYFSPREIANLHGFPPEFEFPEKITVKQCYRLLGNSLNVHIVSKLIRILLG; encoded by the exons AGAGCTGCGTGTCTGCAGAAGTGGTGGCTGCTGTGGATGTAAACACTATTGCGAATGAAGTATACAAGCATAACTTTCCTCATACGCAGTTATGGGCCAAAACAATAGAG GGAATTACTCTAAAGGAATTTAATCAGCTGTCCTTCAACATGATTTTAATGAGTCCTCCATGTCAGCCATTCACAAG AATTGGCCTACAGGGAGATGTGATGGATCCAAGGACCAAAAGTTTCCTACATATTCTTCATGTTCTTCCAAA GCTACAAAAATTACCAGCCTATATCCTTTTAGAAAATGTTAAAGGGTTTGAAGTATCTTCTACCAG agaccGTTTTGTGCAAACACTAGAAAATTGTGGCTTTAAATACCAAGAATTTTTATTATCTCCAGTATCT CTTGGCATTCCAAATTCCAGACTACGTTATTTTCTTATTGCAAAACTTCAGTCAGAACCACTACCGTTTCAAGTTCCGGGTCAG GTATTGCTTGAAATTCCCACAGCTGATTCTGCAAATTCACAAAAGCAGCCAGCCACTATAGATTTGGGGAGAAATAGTGAAGGGAGGAAAATAGAACCAAACCTTCCCCATGATAGTGACACACAATGTTCTGGGAAAGAGACATTCCTTTTCAAACTGGAAACTGCAGAAGAATTAGAGAGAAAACTTCAGCAGGACAGTGATCTCTCTGTTCAGATGTTAAAAGATTTTCTTGAGGATGACAGTGATATGAGTCAGTATTTTCTGCCACCAAAGGCCTTACTCCGCTACGCTCTTCTATTGGACATTGTTCAGCCCACTTGTAGGCGATCCAC ATATGGAAGCTACATAGAAGGGACTGGATCTGTCCTGCAAACTGCTGAGGATATACAG ATTGAGGATGCGTATGCAGCTCTGGACACGTTGTCAGAGGAAGAGAAGCTTGCAAGGCTGTCAAGGCTTAAACTGCGCTATTTTAGCCCTCGAGAAATAGCCAATCTTCATGGATTTCCTCCGGAGTTTG aatTTCCTGAGAAGATAACAGTGAAACAATGCTACCGCTTACTTGGGAATAGTCTTAATGTGCACATAGTGTCCAAACTCATCAGAATATTGCTTGGATAA
- the TRDMT1 gene encoding tRNA (cytosine(38)-C(5))-methyltransferase isoform X3: MEPLRVLELYSGIGGMHQALKESCVSAEVVAAVDVNTIANEVYKHNFPHTQLWAKTIEGITLKEFNQLSFNMILMSPPCQPFTRDRFVQTLENCGFKYQEFLLSPVSLGIPNSRLRYFLIAKLQSEPLPFQVPGQVLLEIPTADSANSQKQPATIDLGRNSEGRKIEPNLPHDSDTQCSGKETFLFKLETAEELERKLQQDSDLSVQMLKDFLEDDSDMSQYFLPPKALLRYALLLDIVQPTCRRSTYGSYIEGTGSVLQTAEDIQIEDAYAALDTLSEEEKLARLSRLKLRYFSPREIANLHGFPPEFEFPEKITVKQCYRLLGNSLNVHIVSKLIRILLG; this comes from the exons AGAGCTGCGTGTCTGCAGAAGTGGTGGCTGCTGTGGATGTAAACACTATTGCGAATGAAGTATACAAGCATAACTTTCCTCATACGCAGTTATGGGCCAAAACAATAGAG GGAATTACTCTAAAGGAATTTAATCAGCTGTCCTTCAACATGATTTTAATGAGTCCTCCATGTCAGCCATTCACAAG agaccGTTTTGTGCAAACACTAGAAAATTGTGGCTTTAAATACCAAGAATTTTTATTATCTCCAGTATCT CTTGGCATTCCAAATTCCAGACTACGTTATTTTCTTATTGCAAAACTTCAGTCAGAACCACTACCGTTTCAAGTTCCGGGTCAG GTATTGCTTGAAATTCCCACAGCTGATTCTGCAAATTCACAAAAGCAGCCAGCCACTATAGATTTGGGGAGAAATAGTGAAGGGAGGAAAATAGAACCAAACCTTCCCCATGATAGTGACACACAATGTTCTGGGAAAGAGACATTCCTTTTCAAACTGGAAACTGCAGAAGAATTAGAGAGAAAACTTCAGCAGGACAGTGATCTCTCTGTTCAGATGTTAAAAGATTTTCTTGAGGATGACAGTGATATGAGTCAGTATTTTCTGCCACCAAAGGCCTTACTCCGCTACGCTCTTCTATTGGACATTGTTCAGCCCACTTGTAGGCGATCCAC ATATGGAAGCTACATAGAAGGGACTGGATCTGTCCTGCAAACTGCTGAGGATATACAG ATTGAGGATGCGTATGCAGCTCTGGACACGTTGTCAGAGGAAGAGAAGCTTGCAAGGCTGTCAAGGCTTAAACTGCGCTATTTTAGCCCTCGAGAAATAGCCAATCTTCATGGATTTCCTCCGGAGTTTG aatTTCCTGAGAAGATAACAGTGAAACAATGCTACCGCTTACTTGGGAATAGTCTTAATGTGCACATAGTGTCCAAACTCATCAGAATATTGCTTGGATAA